In a single window of the Rhopalosiphum padi isolate XX-2018 chromosome 1, ASM2088224v1, whole genome shotgun sequence genome:
- the LOC132922101 gene encoding acyl-CoA Delta-9 desaturase-like — protein MNTAGDMVAPGDVDSEANTMMETDLNSVDKNKQDRVNDLSSLEPVKINIIWGIVLFFVAGHLSAIYGLYLAFTSTSLLTTIFGLFSWILSGLGVTAGLHRLWSHKSYKAKWPLRFILMLMSTMAFENHIYEWCMDHRIHHKYTDTNSDPHNAKRGFFFSHVGWLVVRRHPDYYDKCLKIDMSDLKKDSIVMFQKTFYVPLLLLFCFILPTIIPVYFWNETYVNAFFTSTMLRYIFTLNMTWLVNSAAHIWGKRPYDASINPSENLSVSLGALGEGWHNYHHVFPWDYKAAELGNYRANLTTAFIDFFSLIGWAYDMKTVSNDMVLKRANRTGDGSHPDGDGIWGWDDSNISIEDRKLTTVINKKDD, from the exons ATGAACACTGCCGGAGATATGGTAGCTCCCGGAGACGTGGACTCCGAGGCCAACACGATGATGGAG accgATCTCAATTCAGTAGACAAAAATAAACAAGACAGGGTGAATGATTTGAGTTCTCTCGAACCAgtaaagattaatattatatggggAATTGTATTATTCTTTGTTGCTGGTCATTTGTCAGCTATTTATGGATTATACTTAGCATTTACATCAACATCATTACTCACAACAATATttg gatTATTTTCATGGATATTATCAGGATTAGGTGTAACTGCCGGACTTCATCGTTTATGGTCACATAAGTCATACAAAGCAAAATGGCctttacgatttattttaatgttgatgAGTACCATGGCATTTgaa aatcataTTTACGAGTGGTGCATGGATCACCGAATTCATCACAAATACACAGATACAAATTCAGATCCACATAATGCTAAGAGAGGATTTTTTTTCTCACATGTTGGGTGGCTTGTTGTTCGTAGACACCcagattattatgataaatgtttaaaaattgatatgtcCGATTTAAAAAAGGATTCTATTGTTATGTTTCAAAAAAC ATTTTATGTtccattactattattgttttgcTTTATTCTTCCCACAATAATACCTGTTTATTTTTGGAACGAAACAtatgttaatgcattttttacttCAACGATGCTACGttatattttcactttaaaCATGACATGGTTAGTCAACAGTGCTGCTCATATCTGGGGTAAACGTCCCTATGATGC ATCCATTAATCCATCTGAAAATCTATCTGTGTCCCTTGGAGCTTTAGGCGAAGGATGGCACAATTATCATCATGTTTTTCCATGGGATTACAAAGCGGCTGAACTTGGAAATTACAGAGCAAATTTGACTACTGCATTCATAGACTTTTTCTCACTTATTGGTTGGGCATATGATATGAAAACTGTCTCAAATGATATGGTTTTAAAACGTGCCAACAGGACAGGAGATGGTTCACATCCTGATGGAGATGGAATTTGGGGATGGGATGATTCTAACATTTCAATTGAAGATCGAAAATTAACAACTGTCATTAATAAAAaagatgattaa
- the LOC132925757 gene encoding uncharacterized protein LOC132925757 gives MPGIIDLGNFNFCDKETNNTQKTHIFNTKMLSVSMAENYTENSDESNDCLNKTKMKELYDNGKIADISDVPDTLKEVPWKMVDGGDGLKLNHENEIQLETIEKEFEGLKIQNEFFTDKVHLITNRYKFRNDQITQIKVETNKVQNEMEEIRNRKIKKELENNVCFKTIFDKMAEIHSHIDRFKVIVNGLEIAIEEACENKKIMTEIMELSEYMKNQYNLQITENQRHFTEQTSKHTSEIDQLNAYVDIKTKEVDELEKRTADQQLSNDFHHKLLKRVEKYISDMLSMILSYIKQLENENNQLSVPNENQKEIVLILAKQLKEIHGIIGNEGRSRP, from the exons ATGCCGGGGATCATCGACCTGGGA aattttaatttctgtGATAAAGAAACGAATAATACacaaaaaacacatatttttaatacgaaaATGTTAAGTGTTTCTATGGCTGAAAATTATACAGAAAATTCTGACGAATCAAATGATTGTCTCAATAAAACCAAAA TGAAAGAGCTTTACGATAACGGAAAAATCGCTGATATTAGTGATGTTCCAGATACTTTAAAAGAAGTGCCG TGGAAAATGGTCGATGGTGGCGACGGACTAAAATTGAACCACGAGAATGAAATACAATTAGAAACGATCGAAAAGGAGTTTGAAGGATTAAAG atacaaaACGAGTTCTTTACGGATAAAGTTCATTTAATTACCAACAGATACAAGTTTAGAAATGATCAGATAACACAGATCAAAGTTGAAAcgaacaa agttCAAAATGAAATGGAAGAAATACgcaacagaaaaataaaaaaagaattggaaaataatgtatgttttaaaacCATATTTGACAAAATGGCGGAAATCCATAGTCACATCGACCGATTCAAAGTGATAGTAAACGGTTTGGAAATCGCTATAGAAGAGGCGTGtgagaataaaaaaatcatgacGGAGATAATGGAGTTGTCCGAGTATATGAAGAACCAGTATAATTTGCAAATAACCGAAAATCAACGGCACTTTACCGAGCAGACCAGTAAACACACGAGTGAAATCGACCAGTTAAATGCGTACGTGGATATTAAAACTAAAGAAGTCGATGAGTTGGAAAAGCGCACCGCCGATCAACAACTTAGCAATGATTTCCATCATAAATTACTAAAACGCGTCGAAAAGTACATTTCCGAtatg TTATCCATGATCTTATCATACATAAAACAATTGGAGAATGAAAATAATCAGTTATCAGTACCAAACGAGAACCAAaaagaaattgttttaatattagct AAACAATTGAAAGAAATTCACGGAATCATTGGAAATGAGGGAAGATCAAGACCATGA
- the LOC132932016 gene encoding dynein axonemal assembly factor 1-like, whose translation MEKIDEMKDGFHKRLAPGMTKERLREICKQNKLYIIPRHNDVLYLHFKGFSKIENLEEYTGLKCLWIENNCLTNISGLENQTELVGLYMHNNAISKIENLDCLIKLNTLNLSHNFVKIIENLDHLRDLNSLIMSHNKLSTASDIAHLASCKTLSILDLSYNYLDDPEIVDVFTNMESLRVLSLTGNSVISKIKNYRKTLTIKCKELRNLDERPIFKKDRLCAEAWSTGGIEAEQAMRTKLNQDEQKVISDSVRAIMSMRRNRNVQITPSASGDSGYQEGVDGRDSTDSLIVSKDYYDECDSSDDDSADDGSPTKAAIPLVCEIVNNNDGEDDSTDNFLTRENSTDNEVLSDFESDVVDRQRDRIEESSTCTATVDCGSGRQEDIDGCYPSVIGIVNDSNESAERLDEKCEHSVDSKADTFDSEVVNIAVANNTEPSLKQCTDDLLSSNDSTELVIERTKNKFDSVETIHVNAEINSDENEKCVKTNLDFNDDKNSNENYNNNNVINNHYRSFGGSIEINKTIMINIKNDSETFKSDLKKGVECLPTLCSEQSINTSQILCAKKLYTLDIIDHNSVEEESGSSTTCKSDQNQIQETPIRLPWLLPSQTEEEYYIKKSSE comes from the exons atggaaaaaattgaTGAAATGAAAGATGGTTTTCATAAACGTCTTGCGCCTGG AATGACGAAAGAAAGACTCAGAGAAATATGCaagcaaaataaattgtacattatcCCTCGACACAATGATGTTTTATATCTCCATTTTAAAG GATTTTCAAAGATTGAAAACTTGGAAGAATATACTGGGCTAAAATGTCTGTGGATAGAAAATAATTGCCTAACAAACATTTCTGGACTCGAAAATCAAACAGAGCTTGTCGGTTTGTACATGCACAACAACGCCATCTCCAAAATCGAAAATCTCGATTGCTTGATTAAACTTAACACGTTAAATTTGAgccataattttgttaaaattattgaaaacttaG atCACTTGCGGGACCTTAATTCGTTGATTATGTCTCACAACAAACTTTCTACAGCGAGCGACATTGCTCATTTGGCTAGCTGTAAAACCTTGTCTATACTTGATCTTTCATATAACTACTTAGACGATCCAGAAATCGTCGAT gtatttactaaCATGGAATCTTTGCGTGTTTTGTCTTTAACTGGAAATAGtgtgatttcaaaaataaaaaattatcgaaaaacattaactataaaatgt aaaGAACTTCGTAATCTGGACGAAAGACCAATATTCAAAAAGGACCGTTTGTGCGCAGAAGCTTG gagTACGGGCGGGATCGAAGCGGAACAAGCCATGAGAACCAAATTAAATCAAGATGAACAAAAAGTTATTTCGGATTCCGTACGCGCGATAATGAGTATGCGTCGAAATAGGAATGTACAAATTACTCCATCGGCCTCTGGGGACAGCGGCTATCAGGAAGGTGTCGACGGGAGAGATTCTACCGACAGCCTGATCGTGTCTAAAGACTATTACGACGAATGCGATTCTTCGGACGACGACTCCGCCGATGACGGATCGCCCACCAAAGCCGCGATTCCATTGGTATGCGAAATCGTCAATAATAACGACGGCGAAGACGACTCTACCGACAATTTTTTGACACGCGAGAACAGTACCGATAACGAAGTTTTAAGCGATTTCGAGAGTGACGTAGTAGATCGTCAGCGTGATCGAATAGAAGAATCGAGTACTTGCACTGCCACAGTAGACTGTGGCAGCGGAAGACAAGAAGACATCGATGGTTGCTATCCCTCAGTCATCGGTATTGTAAACGATAGTAACGAATCTGCAGAACGATTGGACGAAAAATGCGAACACTCCGTTGACAGTAAAGCCGACACGTTTGATAGCGAAGTGGTGAATATCGCCGTAGCAAACAATACTGAACCATCTCTCAAACAGTGTACCGATGACCTTTTAAGTTCAAACGACTCAACCGAACTGGTCATTGAACGTACCAAAAACAAGTTTGATTCTGTAGAGACAATTCACGTCAATGCCGAAATAAATTCAGacgaaaatgaaaaatgtgtaaAGACAAATTTGGATTTCAACGATGACAAGAATAGTAacgaaaactataataataataacgtaataaataatcattatcgaAGTTTCGGTGGATCAATCgaaattaacaaaacaataatgattaacatcaaaaacgattctgaaaCATTTAAAAGCGATTTAAAAAAAGGCGTCGAATGTTTACCTACATTATGTTCGGAACAAAGTATTAACACTTCGCAAATCTTATGCGCAAAAAAGCTGTATACCCTTGATATAATTGATCATAATAGTGTCGAAGAAGAATCGGGTTCATCTACAACCTGCAAATCTGATCAAAATCAAATCCAAGAAACTCCAATTCGACTTCCATGGCTGTTACCATCTCAAACAGAAGAAgagtattacattaaaaaaagttctgaataa
- the LOC132932425 gene encoding SET domain-containing protein SmydA-8-like, giving the protein MVKQLIKVAEDPTVGRYVAANVDLAAWQVALVERPLIRGPSQVTGPVCLGCLKSITADSAVMCERCGWPMCSDSKCSDDEWHKAECDWTVLRRKQKVDIKDFTNPHPSYQSITVIRCLYQKHNNPEVWAKLTKLESHCASRRGGSKYEADRVWIADYLRRFFKLDPEEWPVEEILRVCGIVQVNGHEVPLTDPPYVAIYDAGSMLEHSCVPNCSKTFTRDGHLLIRTAAAAVESGGHLSISYTDVLWGTAQRLAHLADTKFFVCKCPRCSDPTELGTYFSGVKCATEDCMGYALPNVHPSIDDPFDVEWTCNFCSTVADPNQIELTLSHVGRDMAAMNRRDPNHCCMFLDHYVSAGNLHPNHYYFTEVRLNLAQLYGQLEGHPLDTLSTEQLSHKRELCLKVLKVADVLFPAECRIRGALMFELHAIMAEDARRSQQDTNVVMEALLRSKFYLEQAENLLKYEPKELPEGQMAAQCKQNAIDLDLLLKKLHESIGSAPM; this is encoded by the exons ATGGTTAAACAATTGATTAAG GTGGCGGAAGACCCTACTGTCGGCAGATATGTGGCCGCCAACGTGGACTTGGCCGCGTGGCAAGTGGCGCTAGTCGAGCGGCCGCTGATCCGTGGCCCATCGCAGGTCACCGGGCCCGTATGTCTGGGATGCTTGAAGTCGATTACTGCCGACTCGGCGGTGATGTGCGAACGGTGTGGTTGGCCGATGTGCTCGGACAGCAAGTGTTCGGACGATGAATGGCACAAGGCCGAATGTGACTGGACCGTGTTGCGAAGGAAACAGAAG GTGGATATCAAAGACTTCACGAATCCGCATCCCAGCTATCAGTCGATCACTGTGATCCGGTGCCTGTACCAGAAGCACAACAACCCGGAAGTCTGGGCCAAGCTGACCAAACTGGAATCACACTGCGCCAGTCGCCGCGGCGGGTCCAAGTACGAGGCGGACCGCGTATGGATTGCGGACTACTTGCGCAGGTTTTTCAAACTGGACCCGGAAGAGTGGCCGGTCGAAGAGATACTCCGGGTGTGCGGGATCGTGCAGGTCAATGGACACGAAGTGCCTCTCACCGATCCTCCGTACGTGGCCATCTACGACGCTGGCTCGATGCTGGAGCACAGCTGCGTGCCCAATTGCTCCAAGACGTTCACGCGCGACGGTCATCTGTTGATCAGGACTGCGGCCGCGGCCGTCGAGAGTGGCGGACACCTGTCCATATCGTACACGGATGTACTTTGGGGCACCGCGCAGCGGCTTGCCCATCTCGCTGACACGAAATTCTTCGTCTGCAAGTGTCCCAGGTGTTCCGACCCCACGGAACTCGGAACGTACTTTAGCGGTGTCAAGTGCGCAACTGA AGACTGTATGGGCTACGCGTTGCCAAATGTACATCCATCTATCGACGACCCGTTCGACGTCGAATGGACATGCAACTTTTGCTCCACGGTCGCCGATCCAAACCAGATCGAACTCACGCTGTCCCACGTGGGCCGAGATATGGCAGCGATGAACCGCCGCGACCCGAATCATTGTTGTATGTTTCTTGACCATTACGTATCGGCCGGAAACTTGCATCCCAACCACTATTACTTCACCGAAGTCCGTCTGAACCTGGCGCAACTCTACGGGCAGCTGGAAGGGCATCCACTCGACACGCTGTCCACGGAACAGCTAAGTCACAAGCGAGAACTGTGTCTAAAAGTCTTGAAAGTAGCGGACGTGTTGTTTCCGG CCGAATGTCGAATACGGGGCGCCCTAATGTTCGAGTTGCACGCCATAATGGCAGAAGACGCGAGGAGATCCCAGCAAGACACCAATGTCGTAATGGAGGCTCTGTTG aGGTCCAAGTTTTATCTGGAACAAGCTGAAAATTTGTTGAAATACGAACCCAAAGAATTACCCGAAGGTCAAATGGCTGCCCAGTGCAAACAAAACGCGATAGATTTGGACTTGTtgctaaaaaaattacacgaaTCGATTGGAAGTGCACCCATGTGA
- the LOC132917417 gene encoding acyl-CoA Delta-9 desaturase, translated as MTDKDIRIPRETRWPSVLYYLYLHFSALVGLYLAVFQAKWTTILYTICLIHVSVLGLTAGAHRLWAHISYKANIVLRVFLAFAQTLICQGSLYDWVLEHRLHHEHFGTEKDPFNPNRGFFYAYFTNKFVTSHPDHEKILKTIDTKDLEQDPIVMWQKRLYWLLAPLLLMVTVFLPSELWDESLLCSIFIVGFFRVTVSLHYSWILNAATIIWGLEPLNKYSIQTNLVFIINKSLWPQYHYTLPWDYQCGEYGNYNHGCITAHIRVWAALRLVTNLRTIDSDGMRKAMIEAASTGLKFNQCAEKYAFDPNLLKIKCELDLERIPS; from the exons ATGACGGACAAGGACATAAGAATACCGAGAGAAACGCGATGGCCAAgtgttctttattatttataccttcaTTTTTCTGCTTTGGTCGGACTTTACCTCGCAGTTTTCCAAGCTAAATGGActactatattgtata caatATGTCTTATCCACGTGTCTGTCCTCGGCTTGACTGCCGGAGCTCATCGATTATGGGCACATATAAGTTACAAAGCCAATATCGTACTCAGAGTATTCTTGGCATTTGCACAGACCTTAATATGTCAA ggATCACTTTACGACTGGGTGTTAGAACACCGATTGCATCATGAGCATTTTGGTACAGAAAAAGATCCATTTAACCCAAACCGAGGATTTTtctatgcatattttacaaacaaatttGTTACAAGTCATCCTGACCAcgagaaaattttaaaaactatcgaCACTAAAGATTTAGAGCAAGATCCTATTGTAATGTGGCAAAAAAG ACTTTACTGGTTGTTAGCTCCATTGTTGTTGATGGTTACCGTGTTTTTGCCATCTGAACTCTGGGATGAGTCACTTCTTTGTTCAATTTTCATTGTTGGATTCTTCAGAGTTACAGTATCGTTACATTACAGTTGGATTTTAAATGCGGCTACGATCATTTGGGGACTAGAACCACTtaacaa GTATTCCATTCAAACAAACTtggtatttatcataaataaaagcCTTTGGCCTCAATACCATTACACTTTACCGTGGGATTATCAATGTGGTGAATACGGTAATTATAACCACGGGTGCATCACGGCTCACATAAGAGTGTGGGCAGCATTACGATTAGTGACCAATCTGAGAACAATAGATTCCGATGGAATGAGAAAAGCTATGATTGAAGCAGCTAGCACAGGACTAAAATTCAACCAATGTGCAGAAAAATATGCGTTTGATCCAAATCTtctcaaaataaaatgtgaattaGATTTAGAAAGGATACCttcttga
- the LOC132932426 gene encoding uncharacterized protein LOC132932426 gives MIPSSLNVKVIVMNYLLYTFALVFGVRASEVGSTNYTLRRHKVHNIVLYPDKHSWCTSTPIKQVISDVDCDPVEIDNLVCLGACFSYSIPRTIPANNGDEVNSYCDSCQPVNTLWIPVELKCSDGSNHTKRVQLIKECRCSSCSRHWELENPPTDVVDDGTSIQTSRYMQLMKLEQNENAEDEQNSTDAVSSAADDILDAVNLTRLAYEKNIWIRGPHHSKVLLRKENMMSAPNVAANDDIAQQYLGEDTADKNNKL, from the exons ATGATTCCGAGTTCTTTAAATGTCAAAGTTATCGTCATGAATTATTTGCTGTATACATTTGCATTGGTGTTTGGCGTACGAGCGTCTGAAGTCGGGTCGACAAATTATACTCTCAGACGACACAAG gtCCACAATATAGTTTTGTATCCTGACAAGCATTCGTGGTGCACGAGCACGCCCATTAAACAAGTTATATCCGACGTCGATTGCGATCCCGTAGAGATTGACAACCTCGTTTGCTTGGGCGCTTGTTTCAGTTATTCCATACCAAGGACGATTCCGGCCAACAACGGCGATGAAGTCAACTCATATTGTGACTCGTGCCAACCCGTAAACACGCTATGGATTCCT GTAGAACTGAAGTGCAGCGATGGATCGAATCACACGAAACGCGTACAGCTGATCAAAGAGTGCCGGTGTTCGTCCTGTAGCCGACACTGGGAACTGGAAAATCCACCGACGGACGTCGTTGACGATGGAACATCCATACAGACATCGAG ATATATGCAACTGATGAAACTTGAACAAAACGAAAACGCCGAAGACGAACAGAACTCTACGGATGCGGTTTCGAGTGCTGCGGATGAC ATACTGGACGCTGTAAACTTGACTAGACTGGCTTACGAGAAAAATATTTGGATCCGAGGTCCGCATCATTCGAAG GTGCTATTAAGAAAAGAAAATATGATGAGCGCGCCGAACGTCGCGGCCAATGACGACATCGCCCAACAATATTTGGGAGAAGACACTGCCGATAAGAATAATAAACTTTAA